One part of the Prunus persica cultivar Lovell chromosome G5, Prunus_persica_NCBIv2, whole genome shotgun sequence genome encodes these proteins:
- the LOC18777380 gene encoding probable cyclic nucleotide-gated ion channel 16 — protein MVNTFHPYAAASARIRNISTPFSIRKEIPWWSQIQDPGSERVTLWNHIFFVICIMGLFLDPIYFFLPSIGGSSCMKIDMGLGIIVTFLRTVFDFFYICHVAVKFRTAFVAPGSRVFGRGQLVMDPRAIALRYLKSDFSIDLAASLPLPQIMIWFIIPAVKTRTAAHANHTLSLIVLLQYVPRFIQIFPLNRRITKRTGVVAKTAWSGAAYNLVLFCLIAHIVGSTWYVLSIRRQYECWKGECSKEINKTHSPSCKISFLDCSSEGNPERDAWLKISKVAESCDANDDKDFDFGMFAEAFTNEVAGAVFIEKYFYCLWWGMRNLCSYGQDIETSTSASETSLCILISILGLVLFSHLMSQMQTYLQSATIRLEEWRVRKRDTEEWMRHRQLPPELQERVRRFVQYKWIATRGVDEKNILEALPTDLRRQIQRHLCLALVRRVPFFAQMDDQLLDAICERLESSLNTRNTYIIREGDPVNEMLFIIRGQLESSTTDGGRTGFFNSITLRAGDFCGEELLTWALMPTSSLNLPCSTRTVKSLTEVEAFALRAEDLKYVANQFKRLHSKKLQHAFRYYSHQWRTWGACFIQVAWRRFRKRKLAMELAKEEEYYYTHVLDQEELGNSNSESRIGGGSTDYEGRGAERSSSVGNILHNIPLGPAILASKFAANTRRGIQKVASVLHHDESSSSMPKKLFKPDEPDFSADT, from the exons ATGGTTAACACATTCCACCCGTACGCCGCCGCCTCCGCCCGCATCCGCAACATCTCGACCCCCTTCTCGATCCGGAAGGAGATCCCCTGGTGGTCCCAGATCCAAGACCCGGGATCCGAACGCGTGACCCTCTGGAACCACATCTTCTTCGTCATCTGCATCATGGGCCTCTTCCTCGACCCCATCTACTTCTTCCTCCCCAGCATCGGCGGCTCCTCCTGCATGAAAATCGACATGGGCCTCGGCATCATCGTCACCTTCCTCCGTACCGTCTTCGACTTCTTCTACATCTGCCATGTCGCCGTCAAGTTCCGGACTGCTTTCGTTGCTCCCGGGTCTCGGGTTTTCGGGCGAGGCCAGCTCGTCATGGACCCCCGGGCAATCGCCCTCCGCTACCTCAAATCCGACTTCTCTATCGACCTCGCCgcctccctccctctcccaCAG ATTATGATTTGGTTCATAATTCCAGCAGTGAAAACCCGAACAGCTGCCCATGCTAACCATACCCTTTCTCTGATTGTTCTGCTTCAATATGTTCCTagatttattcaaattttcccGCTAAACCGGCGGATTACTAAACGTACCGGTGTTGTAGCCAAGACTGCTTGGTCAGGGGCTGCATACAATCTCGTTCTGTTTTGTCTAATTGCACAT ATTGTTGGGTCTACGTGGTATGTGTTGTCCATTCGACGGCAGTATGAGTGCTGGAAGGGTGAATGCAGcaaggaaattaataaaacacaTTCTCCATCCTGTAAAATTTCGTTTCTTGATTGTAGCAGTGAAGGCAACCCCGAACGCGATGCTTGGCTCAAGATCTCAAAGGTGGCAGAAAGTTGCGATGCTAATGATGACaaagattttgattttggaatgTTTGCTGAGGCTTTCACTAACGAGGTTGCTGGTGCAGtgtttattgaaaaatacttcTATTGCCTCTGGTGGGGTATGAGAAATTTATG TTCATATGGACAAGATATTGAGACAAGCACTTCCGCCAGTGAAACCTCATTATGCATTCTCATTTCCATTCTTGGTCTCGTTCTCTTCTCACATCTCATGAGCCAGATGCAG ACCTATCTGCAATCTGCAACGATTAGACTTGAAGAATGGAGGGTTAGAAAAAGAGACACAGAGGAGTGGATGAGGCATCGTCAACTCCCTCCAGAATTGCAAGAACGTGTTCGTCGTTTTGTTCAATATAAGTGGATTGCCACAAGAGGGGTAGATGAGAAAAACATTCTGGAGGCTTTGCCTACGGATCTCCGCCGTCAAATTCAAAGGCATTTGTGTCTTGCCCTTGTCCGCCGT GTACCCTTTTTCGCACAAATGGATGATCAGCTTCTGGATGCCATATGTGAACGCCTCGAGTCATCCTTGAATACCAGGAACACATACATCATCAGGGAAGGTGATCCTGTGAATGAGATGCTTTTCATCATCAGAGGGCAACTTGAGAGCTCCACAACTGATGGTGGAAGGACAGGGTTCTTCAACTCAATAACCCTCAGAGCCGGTGACTTCTGCGGCGAAGAGTTGCTTACATGGGCCTTGATGCCTACATCAAGCCTCAACCTTCCATGCTCAACTCGAACGGTGAAGTCTCTAACAGAAGTTGAGGCATTTGCACTGAGAGCTGAAGATCTCAAGTATGTTGCAAATCAATTCAAGCGCCTTCACAGTAAGAAACTGCAGCATGCTTTTAGGTACTATTCACACCAGTGGAGAACATGGGGGGCTTGTTTTATACAAGTTGCTTGGAGGAGGTTTAGGAAGAGAAAGTTGGCAATGGAATTGGCAAAGGAGGAGGAGTATTATTACACACATGTTTTGGACCAAGAAGAGCTTGGCAACAGCAATTCAGAATCAAGAATAGGAGGTGGCAGTACAGATTATGAGGGTAGAGGTGCTGAGAGATCATCATCAGTGGGAAATATTCTGCATAATATTCCACTTGGGCCTGCAATTTTGGCATCCAAATTTGCGGCAAACACCAGAAGAGGGATTCAGAAGGTGGCATCAGTACTTCACCACGATGAAAGCAGCTCCAGCATGCCCAAAAAACTGTTCAAGCCAGATGAGCCTGATTTTTCAGCAGACACTTGA
- the LOC18776857 gene encoding spermidine synthase 2 isoform X1, which translates to MEKKTVNYPLKSAADHDEDDDDLVDHPKVPGWFSEHCPIWPGQAHFLKVEKILFQGRSEYQSMMVFQSSAYGKVFVLDGALQLTEKDECAYQEMITHLPLCSIQNPNKVLLIGGGDGGILREISRHSSVQQIDICEIDTMLIDVYKKYFPGIAIGYEDPRVTLHVKDGNAFIKSVPEGTYDAIIVDAFDPIRPDHELHEGPFFELVAKALRPGGVMCIQAESIWFPSLDVEHLTAKCRQKFKGSVDYAWTIVPAYPSGVIGFLLCSTEGQFVDFRNPVNPLDPNNNSYGVAKEPLKFYNPEVHFAAFCLPSFAKKGMNNNKNNNGCKVSSNGVGTISADDEGTKQQVNIQEEDDIIDH; encoded by the exons atggagaagaagactGTCAATTATCCTCTCAAGTCTGCGGCAGATcatgatgaggatgatgatgatcttgTTGATCATCCTAAGGTTCCTGGATGGTTTTCTGAGCATTGTCCCATATGGCCAG GGCAAGCACACTTTCTGAAGGTAGAAAAAATCTTATTTCAAGGAAGGTCTGAGTACCAAAGTATGATGGTATTTCAG TCATCGGCATATGGCAAGGTTTTTGTTCTAGATGGAGCACTCCAACTGACTGAGAAAGATGAGTGTGCTTACCAAGAAATGATCACCCATCTTCCTCTTTGCTCCattcaaaatccaaacaag GTATTACTCATTGGGGGTGGAGATGGCGGTATCTTAAGGGAAATTTCTCGACACTCTTCTGTTCAACAAATCGATATTTGCGAAATAGACACTATGTTGATTGAT GTCTACAAGAAATATTTTCCTGGTATTGCTATTGGATATGAGGACCCTCGTGTGACCCTTCACGTTAAAGATG GGAATGCATTTATCAAGTCTGTACCAGAAGGAACATATGATGCGATAATCGTGGATGCATTTGATCCAATAA GGCCCGATCATGAGCTTCATGAAGGTCCTTTCTTTGAGTTGGTGGCGAAAGCTCTCCGACCGGGCGGAGTGATGTGCATCCAAGCAGAGAGCATATGGTTTCCTTCCTTAGACGTTGAACATCTGACGGCAAAGTGTCGCCAGAAATTCAAAGGCTCTGTTGATTATGCATGGACCATTGTTCCTGCATATCCAAG TGGGGTGATTGGCTTCTTGCTTTGCTCCACAGAGGGACAATTCGTTGACTTCAGAAATCCGGTCAACCCATTAGACCCCAACAACAATAGTTATGGGGTAGCAAAAGAACCCTTGAAATTTTACAACCCAGAG GTGCACTTTGCTGCATTTTGTTTGCCATCGTTTGCAAAGAAGGGgatgaataataataaaaataataatgggtGTAAAGTGAGCAGCAATGGAGTTGGTACGATTTCAGCTGATGATGAGGGCACAAAACAACAAGTGAATATTCAAGAAGAAGACGATATTATCGATCActag
- the LOC18776857 gene encoding spermidine synthase 2 isoform X2, translated as MEKKTVNYPLKSAADHDEDDDDLVDHPKVPGWFSEHCPIWPGQAHFLKVEKILFQGRSEYQSMMVFQVFVLDGALQLTEKDECAYQEMITHLPLCSIQNPNKVLLIGGGDGGILREISRHSSVQQIDICEIDTMLIDVYKKYFPGIAIGYEDPRVTLHVKDGNAFIKSVPEGTYDAIIVDAFDPIRPDHELHEGPFFELVAKALRPGGVMCIQAESIWFPSLDVEHLTAKCRQKFKGSVDYAWTIVPAYPSGVIGFLLCSTEGQFVDFRNPVNPLDPNNNSYGVAKEPLKFYNPEVHFAAFCLPSFAKKGMNNNKNNNGCKVSSNGVGTISADDEGTKQQVNIQEEDDIIDH; from the exons atggagaagaagactGTCAATTATCCTCTCAAGTCTGCGGCAGATcatgatgaggatgatgatgatcttgTTGATCATCCTAAGGTTCCTGGATGGTTTTCTGAGCATTGTCCCATATGGCCAG GGCAAGCACACTTTCTGAAGGTAGAAAAAATCTTATTTCAAGGAAGGTCTGAGTACCAAAGTATGATGGTATTTCAG GTTTTTGTTCTAGATGGAGCACTCCAACTGACTGAGAAAGATGAGTGTGCTTACCAAGAAATGATCACCCATCTTCCTCTTTGCTCCattcaaaatccaaacaag GTATTACTCATTGGGGGTGGAGATGGCGGTATCTTAAGGGAAATTTCTCGACACTCTTCTGTTCAACAAATCGATATTTGCGAAATAGACACTATGTTGATTGAT GTCTACAAGAAATATTTTCCTGGTATTGCTATTGGATATGAGGACCCTCGTGTGACCCTTCACGTTAAAGATG GGAATGCATTTATCAAGTCTGTACCAGAAGGAACATATGATGCGATAATCGTGGATGCATTTGATCCAATAA GGCCCGATCATGAGCTTCATGAAGGTCCTTTCTTTGAGTTGGTGGCGAAAGCTCTCCGACCGGGCGGAGTGATGTGCATCCAAGCAGAGAGCATATGGTTTCCTTCCTTAGACGTTGAACATCTGACGGCAAAGTGTCGCCAGAAATTCAAAGGCTCTGTTGATTATGCATGGACCATTGTTCCTGCATATCCAAG TGGGGTGATTGGCTTCTTGCTTTGCTCCACAGAGGGACAATTCGTTGACTTCAGAAATCCGGTCAACCCATTAGACCCCAACAACAATAGTTATGGGGTAGCAAAAGAACCCTTGAAATTTTACAACCCAGAG GTGCACTTTGCTGCATTTTGTTTGCCATCGTTTGCAAAGAAGGGgatgaataataataaaaataataatgggtGTAAAGTGAGCAGCAATGGAGTTGGTACGATTTCAGCTGATGATGAGGGCACAAAACAACAAGTGAATATTCAAGAAGAAGACGATATTATCGATCActag
- the LOC18776859 gene encoding uncharacterized protein LOC18776859 — translation MPGPGPHLLYAMGTGLALTTLSNGRFSPHHTLFYTINAFFGPDIGSFSEWLDSTLGFGFGSKLADLIHHPFYYVLFPGLPLCLLYSLVSRVLLQRRLLDSFSRVPLTRKQCWFLVSAGSFSHFFLDHLFEENGHSKMYTWILSTGWWKGRAPVNPDAVVVVGLLCIFLIGGFIYINRVKPHKSINKQSYQSVTLISIVAILYCLWCASQIHWVNPRRPAVGEEADLGVLVFLAIYFFLPHLLCILSMHPIDLQAEQLPL, via the exons ATGCCAGGCCCTGGTCCGCACCTCCTGTACGCCATGGGAACTGGCCTGGCTCTGACCACTCTCAGCAATGGCAGGTTCAGCCCCCACCACACCCTCTTCTACACCATCAACGCCTTCTTTGGCCCTGACATCGGATCCTTCTCTGAGTGGCTCGACTCCACCCTCGGCTTCGGCTTCGGCTCCAAGCTAGCCGACTTAATCCACCATCCCTTTTACTATGTTCTCTTTCCGGGTCTTCCTCTGTGTTTGCTGTACTCTTTGGTCTCTAGAGTTTTGCTTCAAAGACGGCTTCTTGATTCGTTTTCTCGG GTGCCCCTTACTAGGAAGCAGTGCTGGTTCTTGGTGTCAGCTGGTTCTTTTTCACACTTTTTCCTTGACCACTTGTTTGAG GAGAATGGGCATTCAAAAATGTATACTTGGATTTTGAGCACTGGTTGGTGGAAGGGCCGGGCACCGGTTAACCCAGATGCTGTTGTTGTAGTTGGCCTTTTATGCATTTTCTTAATCGGCGGCTTTATTTACATCAACAG GGTTAAGCCTCACAAGTCTATTAATAAGCAATCATATCAATCAGTGACACTGATTTCCATTGTAGCAATCCTGTATTGCTTATGGTGTGCAAGCCAAATACACTGGGTTAATCCTCGTCGGCCAGCAGTTGGTGAAGAGGCTGATCTTGGGGTTCTTGTATTTCTAGCCATTTACTTCTTTCTTCCTCACCTTTTGTGTATATTGTCCATGCACCCTATAGATCTTCAAGCAGAGCAACTTCCACTGTAA